The genomic DNA TCttgcatttgtttttttttattatacaatCAAATGTGTTCTCAGAATGGACAAACCGAATTACGAGTTGATTACGGAATCTTAGATTTCTGTTTGAGACCTCCATATGGAAGTTGACTTAGCTGATTCATTGCTTCTTTTGAAGGTGCATAACTTCACAGATGTCTGCTGGGACAAGTGCATGGAGAGGAGCCCGAGTTCAAAAATGGATTCACGGACAGACTTGCCTCGTGAGCTGTGTTGAGAGCTTCATTGACACTACCTTGTCTATAACCAACCGGTTCACGCAGATGGTGCAGAAGGGTGCCCATTGATGGGAGCTGGACTATGAAAAATAGGCTataatgttttattttgtaaGAGAACTGTGCATTATGTTTTCCCTTATGCATCGAACCCATAACAGCATTGCCTAAGATGATGATATGCCACAGTACAATTATTCAACAGGTAGGCCTAAATTGGACATGCTAGAGAATCAAAGTATTTGGTTGCAATACTGCTttattaaaattaaaattaaaaaatagGCCCAAGAACTACACCTAGACAGCAGTGCTTCTCATAACATCTGTGTGACAACATCATTTGACATACGTAGTTATTTTGTACAATACTGTAGGCTATTTAACCAAATGGCCATTTTAAAACAGTACACACAAAAATAACAGG from Salmo trutta chromosome 26, fSalTru1.1, whole genome shotgun sequence includes the following:
- the LOC115163248 gene encoding mitochondrial import inner membrane translocase subunit Tim8 A; the encoded protein is MDGFDLNSSEKADASELQMMIAIEQQKAQFQAQMSAGTSAWRGARVQKWIHGQTCLVSCVESFIDTTLSITNRFTQMVQKGAH